The genomic region TTGATTCACTTCGATCCCATCTTCATACCGCAGGACGCCTGGTAACATGATCTTAGCGCCGTAACATATCGCGTTCACCTGTTACACAACTAGCATCGTCAGACCGGCCCACCTCAAACTTCATCTggattattaaattacaaaatgagCCAGTTTTCATACCGCGCTGTCCTTCATGACGATCCTCTTGTGGGAGATGAGGAGTTTTTCCAGAGGATAGATCACTCTCCTCAGGTAAGTCTCGTCTTTGTTGTGGTCAAACTGCCACTGGGCGTCCAACACGTCATGCATGGTCACCAGGTTATCCTGGGAGAGACCAACACGAGGATCAGCCAACAAAAACGCTTTTGTTTAagtaaatattgtatttattcatgcaACTATCTGTGACGTGATGGTACccattgtaaatgtttttcttaCTATGAAGTCAAAGGCTAAATGTCTACTGTTtggtcaccaacattcttcaaaacatcatcttttgcattcaacagaagaaattaatacaggtttagaataACCTGAGGGCAAGGAAACAATGACAGAAACTATTTCGCTTTAAACtaaaaacaggttttatttgAGCCTATTAATCAACCGTAGCTCAAGTCAGGTTTACAACATCCATGTTATTACCAGTCACTGAACATTTGTAGCACAGCTACCTTCCATTAATCACAAAATACTGTTACTTCAGATAGCAAAGACTCAGCTCTCAAGCTCATGAGTCACAGTCCAGAGTTTAATGTCTGATGAAGGTTATGCATGTTTCTAATGCATGTAGCAATGATAAGCAGAACCAGGGAGGAAGCCCAGGACTGAGGTCGTTCTGCAGACGTACCTTTTCTCCCATGACTCCGGAGCGGACGCGCCGCAGCTCCTGCATCTGACCGCCCACCCCCAGCAGCAGCCCCAGATGAACACACAGAGTCCTGATGTACGTGCCCGCTTCACAGCTCACCCAGAAGATACCTGCACACACACGGTTACTCAGTCTCACACTCCACAGACATCAGTCATGGGTGATAGATAGCAGGTCATCTTCACACAGAGTGCTAATGCAATCTACATCACATCATGTGGCTTCAGAATAAGAGTCGACATGAAACTGCATTCACAACAGACCTAAAATAATCAATATTCTCCATATCGTATACTATTAATAGTTATGATATTCACTTaataacagtgttggggaaagctactttaaaagtaatgctttacaatgttgtgtaaaaaaaaagtaactaattgtgttGCTTAGTTAGCATAACGTTACTTTTGTGTTACATGTCGGCACCTGAGCTGCACTTGCTTAGTTTAaccccaaaaaatatatatttaagtggGAAGTGCCTCCGCACTCACAATTTTAGTGAATAGATGAGaacataaattaaaatgcattacttttttgaaaaaaatttatttaaaagtaatgaGCAGACCTTGAGAATGAATGTAAATTGAACTTGTTTGTTCACAATTAAACTCCACAGAGATCCCTTTTAATTTAGGGCCCCATAAcaccttttttatatttaaatatatatatatatatatatatatgtatgtatgtatgtgagaTTCTGTGTTTGATTAACAAATTTAGagtttagcattaaaaaaaatgatgtctAGTGAACAAATAAACGCAACactaataaacttttaaaatataaatgtaacaattttCGACTCTCggagcagctctggagatgaagCTTACATGTTCACATCTCATATATTGGCATGCAGATGCTAAAAACAGTGAGCGTTACGCATTTTTCAGTTTGTGCATCAGATGAAGCCACGTCATTCATTTCCCCAGAGACACGCAGAATTTGTAACAGAGTTATTAGAcgcaatttattttattctggGATCAGCTGTTAAATAAGTCCATAGAGTAAAAACGTcatctttttaaaaaatcttaagtcATAGAAATAAGGTGCAGATTTCATGTCGATTCTAATAAAACCTTAAGTTTCTACCTAGTCGTCTCTCCGGATCATATTCAATAAGCTTGCTCTCGTAGATGGTCCGCACTCGTAGCTGGCGCTTCACAGCGGCGATGAGCGGAGGCCTCTGGAACAGAGCTCCTGTCAGACACTCCAGAGCCTGCAGAGAgaagcacacacactcagactcgcTGTCAGAGTCACACGGCCCATGTGTATGTGATCAGATGTGTCAGCTCTTCTTCGGTGAAACCGGGGCCTCCAAACCTGCATGAGGCTCCAGACCAGCGGCTGCAGAAGAACACTGCAGCTGAGAGCCGGataccagagagagagaggagcccGGAGACACTCAGAGAATGGATAAAACACGCTCATCATCTCACACACAACAGAGAACCGCCACACTGATGACTTAAACTAGTAGCCACCTGCATTATTTACTGCATGTAGAATAGTCATTGAAGACATCAGAATCTCAATGTCAAGGAAAAAAGAGCTTTCGataatatatatgcatgcatttaattaaataattaaggcTTTCAAAAAGCCAATGCATATGCATTCTTTTAAGAATTTTggcaattaataaatgtaatgtttttgagtCCATGCACTTATGAAAAGATTTAACATCAGAGTATATACAGTCATATCGACCAACTCGTCTGCTTGTTTAAAGCTTACTTACCCTCGCTAGCTGGTGTTCGTTCTCTAGCGCATTGTGCAGCCGTACTATGCCCACATACTCTTTGCCTAAAAGCAACGGCACAAGAGTAGTAAGGAGAGGCCACTAGTTTTACTGGAAGTGTGTGTGAACATATCAAACTCTTGATTTAAGGCGGACCCACCGGCGCTCTGCTGAGACTTGACCAGCCGTGTGGCTCGCTCCACACACACGATCAGGCAGCCTGTGACTTTGGGGTCAAGAGTGCCGCTGTGGCCCGTTTTCTCCACACGAAGAATCCTCTTGATCCAAGCGACGACTTCATGGGAAGAGGGGTTTGCAGGTTTGTCCAGATTGATGAAACCAGTCCTGGGTGAACGGATTAAAAATGCTTCAGGAACTCGTGGTACAACTCAAAATACTTCGTTTTCTTGGAGAAGCCATCAGTCATGGGTGATAGATAGCTGGTCATCTTTGCACAGAGTGCTAATGCAATCTACATCACATCATGTGGCTTTGCGTCATACTTAATACTTTGATAACttactagggatgtaacgatgcaATATGTTCCACAACACTGattatctcaaaaaaaaaaaaaaacgattcaagatttaagacaaattacaaaaaggtgtgattttttttctccgaCAAAATGCtccacatttctttgtgaaatttaaatgtcAATATAATAAATCTCTTCAATCCAAACAAAGATAATGCATTTATGCAACTTGAGCAGGTCTGGAGTCTGACTTTGAGTCTAGCTTTGTGAAACTATTCTACATAAAATATGGATGAACCCAAAACAGTatgagacgcagattcactctctgacagcagggggCGCTTATagaacaaagcagcactgcgctaaTAAACACTGCTTTAATATGCATTGTACAGAGAGAAAACCATCTTAAGTTTTCTAAAGAGATACATTTAGATAAACCCCCCACTCGGGTGCATCGTTACAGCCCTAGAACTTATCAATCCAAGTTTTCCTACCTGACATAATCATGTATGTTCCTCTTGAGCGGGTTCGAGCCATGAGGCAGAGGAGTGTAATGAGCCGTCCGGATGTTGAGCTTGTCGAAGTTCTGTAGATAAGCAGGTTTATAGgtcacaacagaaacattaagtAGAAGAGACTATGAAAACCCCAATGACACGTGTGATCAGACACGTCTATTCGTCTTTGTCAGAACCAGTCTGACCCCTCGCACCAGCACATCAGACCCCACACCAGTGACCCGACAGAACATCAGACCAGCAGAGCAGAACCAGACGGCTGTGACCCCGCGACCCAGAACGGGCCGCACGGCCGCTGAGGGACAGAACCAGCGGCGCTCGGCGAATGGATAAACACGTTCATCACGCCACACGTGCACTTCACCAGAGGATCTGTACACAGACACTGACCTTCAGCAGTAACGGCCACTGAGACGTGTCCAAGCGGGCCACCTTCGATTCAGGTTTGATGAGGAAGTCTCCACTTTCTTGAATGTCCTGATGGTAACAATTCAAAAACTGGTTTGAAAACTGACCAACATCAAGGTTGAAATCAGAGTGATGTCACAATACCAAAGTTTGGTGCTaccaaaaaaaagtcaaaattatataCATCTCATCAATACCTACAAAAAGTATTAAGACAATTCTTCATAACATGCATCTATTATTGGTCAATTCAGTGGTCAaatacagggtttctgcaggatttgagtttaaactttttaaaacaagTCTTTTCTGCCAGTACAAATGTCTCAAGTTTCATAAATTAAGATGcatttactaagaaaaaattacatAACGCTTTGTTTTCTGTGAAGCTGGtgtaaattaagaaaattaatgatttaatatctttttttatctGTCAACAGGCCCTGAAACACAAGCGTAATTTACCTCATTAcagacagaaatatatatatattttttttttttaagtatgaactcACATTTTGTTCTCCGACTCAAAACAAGACTTCACATAGTTTTGCATGGAGGAAATCAAGTATTTTGAGATCAGGTCATTTGGCTTTATGACTTTCTGCTACTAATAAAAGATCAAGACCCACACAAACTCTGCAAATATTTCAGAAGCAAATCAAACACTATTCATCTTGCAAAATCGatttaatgtaaacatttttctCTTCCTCACTTAATGCCCACTTATACATTACTACTACTTATACATTATTACATTTGTGTCAGTAAATATTTATGCTGATGATGCATCCAGACACGAAGTTAAAGGCTGCACAGTCTGCTAGTGGGAAAATGACAAATCAAATAATAAGTCATTAACGTGTATGTATATAAAGAAAATCAATTACCCCAATTTCTTCTTCTGAAATTTTCTTcgtcttctttttcttctctttcttagCTGACCCAACTGAGGACAAAATAAGTCACAGTTCCAGATCATTTGATCATGAACAGTGTTTTAAGTGTGCAGCACAGGCGAGTCTAGGAGGATGCTGCGGAAGCACGTGCACAGCACGTGGAGTCTGATTCTACCGAGAGTTAAAACACTCCATTATTAACGCTGAATGTCATTAAACCACTGTTACTACAGATCACGTTCCGCTACGTTACAGTTACGAGATGCAAAGTGAAACATGATCACTTACAATCAATAAGTGACTGTGATTTGAGGTTATCAGAAATTGATCTGGCCCCTTAATGCATTGTaattaaaagctttttattaaggttttaaaaggCAACTGTTGCAGGCGTCCACACAAACAGAAATACATCTACTTTCCATAATATTAGCTTAACTAATGCCCGGTTATTCGTGTATGCTTCATTTCCTACTACTAGcagtagtaataatagtaatgacTGTAAAACACATTTCTAAACGAAAACGCTTAAGCATAAGTCTTAACGTAACGTTACATGTCTAAGAGTGCACGCGGGAATCTTTTAACACTAGCGTTACCATTCGCACGCTTGAAGTTGAGAACTCAATATTTTGATCGATGTACCGTCACACTTCTTAAGCGCATTATacttgttaataaaaatacaatgcaaaatattttgagttgaattttaagcatcatcgTAACAGAAATAACGCAAATGTGGGAAAACATGATCTTACTTTCTGTGTCCGCCATCTTCGCCGCTGCGCGCTCCAGCACGTGTGACTGAACGCGCATGCGTGTTTCTTACAGAAAGGGCCTCACATCTCGTGATGTGAAGTATCGCGATATTATAATAACGTTAACAACGATTAGTAGCCACAAGatggcacaaacaaacaaaactatattttttttttactccacaaatctaaaaaacattaacCTGTCGTTTTTTACTCCacaaatctaaaaaaacattaactTGTCCACAAATACCTCaataacaaatacacacaaaaaagttgATATTCAACATAACAGTGTCACGGATCACTTGTCCAAATACTATTTACTAACATCAAAACGGGTTTGACTGACTAAATCACAGAAATGTTGATCTTCAGATGAAAAATCACAGGCATTCATGAACTGTGTTGAAATGAGATGCAGAAGAAAAACAACcgaacaaacccaaatctctaaATAAATGCTGTGGATAATTACCATGAACTTTTATGATTGTCCAGAATAAATAATAAGTTTCTttcaaatatatatgaaatatgtatTCAAGGACTGGTTGGAGAATTTCGATTTTATGGAATCTATAttttttagattatatatatttataaataaatacatatcttGGTTAAAAACacctttacattttaaagtgtgaACTGCATTGACTTTTCTACTTTGCACTATGTGTGTACTTTATTGTGTGCAGTTTATAGTATTGCAGTATGTTCTTtgtctaaactaaaataaatataatcaaaaagtgaCAAGGCTAGTCAACTTAAAactaaatgcaagtaaaaaagaCAAAATGCAAAGATACAAAATGCAAggaaatgaatttattttaatttatttattttccagagGTACCATTGGTATTTTGTGCGTACATACATATGAGATCATTTTATATTggatacagaatgttaaaaggcCACAGATTCCAAAAAAAGCTCAGATTAATGCAATACAGTTTTAAATTTAAGCTTTGTGAGATCTTTAATATTATCTCAACCATGCACTCCCACATCACTGTTAAGGCACAAACCCACAGAAATACCTTCCATTTACAACCGTTTAGAGGATCGGTTCACAGTATCAGTTTAATTCATGACTTTAAATCTCTTTCAACTTTAGGACACTGCTCTTTCTTTCTGCCTACAGTCTGTCACACAAGACTGTGTGAATTAATCTGAGCTGGACCAATGCCAGcctctggatttttttttcttttctgaaattGACTGATCATTTCACTGTAGAAAACCTGTTTGTCAGCTTGGGTCATGTGGAATACTTTGATATAGATCTCGGTCCATTAAAAAAGATCAAAAGTGAGCCCCGTTCACTTGCATTAGATGGTAAAAAATCCTAtaatgttttactctaaaacTTGAATTTCTCTTCAgctgaaaaaagaaagacagatacAGTACACCTTGGATGGTGTATtgaatggtgagtaaataatcagGACATTATCATTTTTGTGAGAACACATTTCCAGGATTCAAAAATCATTGTGCGAAACAAAGGATCTTCTGATTTGTGTGAATAAACTCCATAAAAACAGACATTATAGTACAACTCTTTTGAAATATGTGCGTTTCACTCCATATTCTGTTGAGTTCCTGCATGTCCTGACcgtttctaaaaaaagaaaaaaaaatctatcatttaaATTAAACTCTTTATTACTACCATCTGTTTTTCTGTGGAAAGAAATCGTTATGGATCAAAAGATTCCTCCTCTACAATAAACTAATTCTATTCAAATCATAAAATCATTCCAAAAAGAGCTGAGTTGTTAAGTAATACTGTTGGGATCCTGATGTATAGCAAGCGTCCTCCGCTATGCTTGAGAAATCAGCTTGTTTTTGGTGAATGCTGGTGTACCACCGTCATTTGGGAAGTTTAGCATTAGGGATTCAGGCCTGGAGACCCAGAGAGCGTGCTGTGTTCAGCACATCGTCACGCGTCAGATAACATCCGCACAGCTGTCGCAGGCCGGTGAACGACTCTCTGCCGTGCAGAACACGCCAGTTATCAATGAACAGAACCTTGGAGAAAACAACAGCAGTATGTTAACATGCACTGAATAAATCCAATCTGATTCTGAAAGCTCTGTTTAGATGCACCGTAAATTATGCAATCTGATTCACATAGTTGTTTACATGTGCATCTATTCTGGACAAAATTGTAGACCCTGCATTCATTAATGGAGAAAGCCATTGTGAGAAAGTCAAGGGAGCCACCATTTTTGCTTTGATGacatatcataaaaatatatcattGAGGCTTTTTAAGCAAATATGTATGTAATACTACAGGGCACTGGGcatgtacagttttttttaaagtgcccctattatggatttttgaaaatgacttttcatgcagtgtgtaacacagctctaagtgaatgaagacatcctgcaaagtttgaaatctgaaagtgcactgtgAATACAGATATCGTCTCTCAAAAGTCGACTTTGACTCAAGAGTCGACTCTGAAATATTGAAACAAGTCGTTTTTTAAACCGAATCCCATGCTTTTCATGTGGACGTAGAAATGAATCATTAGCATATTGCTtgcccacttgttggtctttgtgcattggtctgaatgaaaatgcaaattcattctttgccactacaTGCCGCTCTTGGAGTGGTAAAAATAGCAGTTTGTAACGTCCTCCTTTACCGTGACTCAATGGAGGGGTTTTGAAAAATGAATAGTTGAGCGAATCGTTTGGGAGCCGTTgagcaaataaagtaaaaaataaatgcatattttaagacaatgaaagtgttgtTTGACCTtccatgcatgtcaacctgttgttggggactcccaaaaccaaaatatgtacctttctttttttgcattgtgaatttttatgacgtttgacactgtaaagcttgACATATAAAATAATAGGTCAAATATGTTAcatcgtttttgtttttttgttttttttgacaagATTTACAGGGCCAAGCTCAttttcaatttaaatgtaaaaaaaaagaagacattacAAGTCTACTTTAAGCATATACTTTGCAATGTGTTTATCTCTCATAATATCTCATAATAtggctttattttctttatggctagttatatctttttttaaatcatatgttTTTAGATTGTAATGTTAAAATTTTGGAATGAAATGTGATTGGAAcctttttttgcacataatataaagGCTTACATGGTTACGGTACATgaactttatttgttttcatagccTTTGGGTGGTAAATTAAATAAACCAATATTGAATACAGATTTGTttttaatccaaatacaaaaaCGACGAGATATCGCAAATTGGCCAAAAAATACCAAAATACGTTTTTTTGCCCATATGGCCCAGCCCTATCTCAAACATCAATGGAGATGTACTGCATACCTTCCCAGGTTTCAGTTTGACCCACAGCTCATTGTCTGGTCTCCTGAGTTCAGCGGAGAGCTGTCTGTGAGCCGTGTACCAGCGGCGCACCACATCATGAGGGACTGTGTTAATAACAGAACGGTCATAGTTATTATACCTGCAAAACAAGAGAACACAACTCAAACAAAACTGGTGCAAAAACGTTTAGATGTACCTGTGACAGCACACGGGGAAAAAAGTCTCTTACCGAATCATGTACAGCTCGTTGTTCCACGGATAGACGTTGAGCACGGGGCCGATGCCGATCATGTGGTTGCGATGCTCACTCAGGTTCTCCACATACTCGTGTTTGATGGGCACGTGTGAAAGCAGCTCGAAGTACTCGGGCGTTCGCTGGAGGACCGCGTCAGCAGCGTGGAAAGCGTCCACCAGCAGAGTTCGTCCCCCCGTTCCTTCATGTCTCAGACAGTGAAACACCTGGATGCTGACGGAGCAATACAAAGCATTAAAAGCAGCACTGAAGAATGAGGACTGTATTAATCACCATTCCACCGTACATGAAACTTCTGTTACTCTTGA from Carassius carassius chromosome 47, fCarCar2.1, whole genome shotgun sequence harbors:
- the dkc1 gene encoding H/ACA ribonucleoprotein complex subunit DKC1 — encoded protein: MRVQSHVLERAAAKMADTEIGSAKKEKKKKTKKISEEEIGDIQESGDFLIKPESKVARLDTSQWPLLLKNFDKLNIRTAHYTPLPHGSNPLKRNIHDYVRTGFINLDKPANPSSHEVVAWIKRILRVEKTGHSGTLDPKVTGCLIVCVERATRLVKSQQSAGKEYVGIVRLHNALENEHQLARALECLTGALFQRPPLIAAVKRQLRVRTIYESKLIEYDPERRLGIFWVSCEAGTYIRTLCVHLGLLLGVGGQMQELRRVRSGVMGEKDNLVTMHDVLDAQWQFDHNKDETYLRRVIYPLEKLLISHKRIVMKDSAVNAICYGAKIMLPGVLRYEDGIEVNQDIVVITTKGEAICTAVALMTTAVISTCDHGVVAKIKRVIMERDTYPRKWGLGPKASQKKMMIQKGLLDKHGKPNGSTPADWTKGYVDYSTPKVKKSEVAEQTAAKRKRDESGSESDAAAAQDTKTEEDKKEKKKKKKEKKLKLAEEAAAEAPAEEETEVTESAKKKKKKKKSKDAEAGSE